A portion of the Cryptomeria japonica chromosome 5, Sugi_1.0, whole genome shotgun sequence genome contains these proteins:
- the LOC131057621 gene encoding 36.4 kDa proline-rich protein, protein MRMKKAAAVLFIVMIQMTTTMPLIISWTPPPPTSAAKCPLDALKLGAFVDVLSGLVHVGIGDPVVNQCCPVIQGILELEAALCLCSTIRANLLNLNILLPIALELIVACGGTVPPGFKCPAQ, encoded by the coding sequence ATGAGAATGAAAAAGGCGGCAGCAGTACTTTTCATTGTTATGATTCAGATGACAACCACCATGCCATTGATAATTTCGTGGACTCCTCCTCCTCCTACTTCTGCAGCGAAATGCCCACTTGACGCTTTGAAGCTGGGAGCCTTTGTTGATGTGCTCAGTGGCCTTGTGCACGTGGGTATTGGAGATCCCGTAGTAAACCAATGCTGCCCAGTTATTCAAGGAATTTTGGAATTAGAGGCAGCACTGTGTTTATGCTCAACCATTAGAGCCAACCTTCTCAACCTTAATATCCTTCTTCCAATAGCACTCGAGCTTATTGTAGCCTGTGGAGGGACTGTTCCCCCAGGCTTCAAATGCCCTGCTCAGTAA